The Deinococcus misasensis DSM 22328 genome segment CCAGAGGTGTGGCTTGCCAGATGCCTGAGGGTAAAAGCATGGGGCAAAGGATCCAGCCAGACCACAGGGGCATCGAGGTCCACCCTCCCCTGTTCTGCAGCCTGCATGATGGCGGTTCCGGTCACCACCTTGCTGATGGACCCCAGCATGAAAGGGGTCTCTGGGGTCACAGGAAAGTGCTTTTCCCGGTTGGCCCAACCCCATCCAGCACTCCACTGCACTTTGCCTCTGGCCACCACCGCCAGAGACAAACCTGTTCCATCGAAATCGTCCACTCTGTCGGATACCCATTGATTCAGCCGATGGACTGTTGTTGACGCAGACATGGCTTCATTCTTGAGGTTGATCTGCTCAAGAAAACAGGTCTTTTCTTGAGTTGCCCCCCTATAAACTGAAAAAGATGACCCGCACCCTCACCCATCCCAGAGCCCTTGAACTGCTGCTGGAAGCCCACACCTTCACCTGTCTGGAAATGCTGTTGCAAAAAGAATGCACCCTCAGCCAGCTGGCACAGAAAACCGGACTTTCTGCAGGGAGCACCCTGTACCGCATCCAGCAACTCATGGCATACGGCTTCGTGGAGGTGGCCCATGAAGAAAAACGCTCTGGACGGGCCATCAAGCATTACCGGACCACAGCAGAAGCCTTCTACATCCCCTTTGCCATAACCTCTGCGGAAACGGCCGAAAGCATGTGCTGGAGGATGGTTGCCCCCCTGTTTCAGCATGCCATGAATGCCCTTCTGAAACAGGCCAGAGACCAGAACACCCCTCTGGAAAAAGGCGGCATCCTGTTTCAAAAAGACCCTTCAGGTGAGGCCCAGATCAAAATGGTCTCCGAAAACCTCAAGAGCGATTCCACGCGCACAGCATCGTCAGCCCACCACTTCCATTGGGAAACCCTGCATTTGACCCATGAGCAGGCCAGAGCCCTGAATACCGAAATGATGGCCCTGCTCAGCAAATACCAGAGCCTTTCAGGGCCACACAGCTATGTGGTGTTCTCGGGTTTGACTCTGGACGACGCCAAATGAAAGCCCCTGCTCTGGAGGGCAGGGGACCAAAACAAAAAATTCGCCTCTATTGGGCGACTGATATATACAGTGTATACCGATATGCATTATTCGTCAAGTCCATCCATGGCATGTCTTGAGCACCACTTTCAGCAAGAGCCATGAAAGCCTGAAAGTCCATCCTGCATGATGAAGCCATGCAAAAAGAACTTCGCATCACCGACATTGAATCCATCAAAAAGCTGTACTCTGGCTTTGCTGGCTTTTGAAGACGAGCAACAAAACAGCCACCACGTGATGGACACATACATGCCCATTTGATGGGTGTCTTGGTGGTGACTGGTTTTGCCTGGGAGCCAAACCAAAATAAAAATTCGCCTCTATGGGCGACTGATAAATACATCATATACCGATATGCATTATTCGTCAAGCCCATCCATGGCAAGTTTTAATTTGACCATAAATTCCCCGAGCCAAAAAGCAAAATTCCCCTTCTTTTCAGAAGGGGAACGGTTTTCACCAGAGGTCTTGAGAAATTAAGCTTCCACCAGATAAGCGCTCTCAATGACATCCAGAGCACGAATTTCTTCAAGTTGCTGGCTGCTGAGTTTGTCATCCAGAGTGAGGGTGAAAAGGGCCTCGCCGCCTTTTTCTGCACGTCCAAGGGCCATGCCTGCAATGTTCACTTTCTGGCTGGCGAGGTAGTTGGAGAGGGCAGCCACAGCACCGGGTTTGTCGATGTTGGAGCAAATCAGGATGTACCCCTGAGGCTCAAGTTCCACACGGAAGTTGCGCAGGCGGGTCAGGCGAGGGGCACTTCCAAAAGCGGTACCACCCACGGTGCGTTTGCGCTCACCCTGACGGACAATCACGCGGATTTCGGTCTGGTAGTAGTCGGCTTCTTCCAGAGCACGGGTGCCCACACGAAGGCCACGTTCTTTGGCCAGAGCACGGGCGTTGATCATGTTGGGGATTTCTTCGGTGGTGCCGCTCAGGTAACCGACCAGCACACTGGTCACAATGGCAGTGGTGTCTGCGGGGAACTCGCCGTAGAATTCCACTTCCAGATCGTTGGCACCGGGCAAGAGTTGACCCTGAATTTTGCCCAGCTTGCGGGCAATTTCAAGGTATGGCCCAAGCACTTCCTGGGTGTGGGCGTCCATGGCAGGAGCATTTACAGCCCCTCTGGACACGTCCCCTTTGAGGGCAGCCAGCACGCGGTCCACGATTTCGGCACCCACGCGTTCCTGTGCTTCCACGGTGTTGGCTCCGAGGTGGGCAGTGATCGCCAGATTGGGCGCGGTCAGAAAGGGGTGGTCTTTGGCTGGGGGCTCGTCTTTGAACACGTCGATGCCAGCAGCGAACAGGTGACCGCTGTGCAGGGCATCCACCAGAGCCTGTTCTTCGATGATGTTGCCACGGGCTGCGTTGACCACAATGGCACCCTTTTTGAGGAGGGCCAGTTCGCGGGCACCCACCATGGCTTCGGTTTCCTCGGTGAGGGGGGTGTGCACGGTGAGGGCATCCACCTGACCAAGCAATTCATCGAGGCTCTGGGCGCGTTTCACGTCCAGCAGTTTGAATTTTTCATCGGTGACGTAAGGGTCGTAAGCGACCACTTTCATTTTCAAGCCCTGAGCGCGGGCAGCCACCAGAGAACCAATGCGGCCCAGTCCCACAATCCCAAGGGTTTTGTCTTTGAGTTCAATGCCCAGGTACTTGCGGTCCCACACACCACTGACGGTTTTGGTGTGGG includes the following:
- the serA gene encoding phosphoglycerate dehydrogenase; the encoded protein is MYRVLICDEMNPGELNHEGFDIEYIPNMAREDVLRRLPEFDALITRSRTRVDQELLDAGTNLRVVGRGGVGVDNIDLEYASRKGILILNAPESNNVSAAELAIALLMASARGLIRTHTKTVSGVWDRKYLGIELKDKTLGIVGLGRIGSLVAARAQGLKMKVVAYDPYVTDEKFKLLDVKRAQSLDELLGQVDALTVHTPLTEETEAMVGARELALLKKGAIVVNAARGNIIEEQALVDALHSGHLFAAGIDVFKDEPPAKDHPFLTAPNLAITAHLGANTVEAQERVGAEIVDRVLAALKGDVSRGAVNAPAMDAHTQEVLGPYLEIARKLGKIQGQLLPGANDLEVEFYGEFPADTTAIVTSVLVGYLSGTTEEIPNMINARALAKERGLRVGTRALEEADYYQTEIRVIVRQGERKRTVGGTAFGSAPRLTRLRNFRVELEPQGYILICSNIDKPGAVAALSNYLASQKVNIAGMALGRAEKGGEALFTLTLDDKLSSQQLEEIRALDVIESAYLVEA
- a CDS encoding winged helix-turn-helix domain-containing protein, encoding MTRTLTHPRALELLLEAHTFTCLEMLLQKECTLSQLAQKTGLSAGSTLYRIQQLMAYGFVEVAHEEKRSGRAIKHYRTTAEAFYIPFAITSAETAESMCWRMVAPLFQHAMNALLKQARDQNTPLEKGGILFQKDPSGEAQIKMVSENLKSDSTRTASSAHHFHWETLHLTHEQARALNTEMMALLSKYQSLSGPHSYVVFSGLTLDDAK